From the genome of Azospirillum brasilense, one region includes:
- a CDS encoding AEC family transporter, which yields MTLIFQIVLPMFVLVALGFYAGKSGNFSNTAAQGLSRFLGIYALPALLFAAMAKAKIPDPIEWGFVASFFVAAFIIFALGAAWMLSIRRRDEAAIGGFAPSFSSIGLLGAPILMDAYGSSVAIPVMLLILFQSPLLFTTATMIAEAQRTAGGRPVAAAVNAVKATLLSPMILSIVVGMGFNLSGVHVPDAVMKAADYAAATVLPCACFTLGTSLSFGKLSGKFGQALVLAMMKTVLHPVLTWVLAVEVFHLPPDWLAPAVTAAALPIGVNVYAFAERYQTGRELVSMSLLLSTLMSPISISVAFMVAMG from the coding sequence ATGACGCTCATCTTTCAAATCGTGCTGCCGATGTTCGTCCTGGTCGCGCTCGGCTTCTACGCCGGGAAATCGGGCAATTTCAGCAACACGGCGGCTCAGGGGCTGTCGCGCTTTCTCGGCATCTACGCCCTGCCGGCCCTGCTGTTCGCGGCGATGGCCAAAGCAAAGATCCCCGATCCCATCGAATGGGGCTTCGTGGCGTCCTTCTTCGTCGCAGCCTTCATCATCTTCGCACTGGGAGCCGCCTGGATGCTGTCGATCCGGCGGCGGGACGAGGCGGCGATCGGCGGCTTCGCCCCCTCCTTCTCCTCCATCGGCCTGCTCGGCGCGCCGATCCTGATGGACGCCTACGGATCGTCGGTGGCCATCCCGGTGATGCTGCTGATCCTGTTCCAGTCGCCGCTGCTCTTCACCACCGCGACGATGATCGCCGAGGCGCAGCGGACGGCGGGCGGGCGGCCGGTCGCCGCCGCGGTCAACGCCGTCAAGGCGACCCTGCTCAGCCCGATGATCCTGTCGATCGTCGTCGGCATGGGCTTCAACCTGAGCGGCGTCCATGTGCCGGACGCCGTCATGAAGGCCGCGGACTACGCCGCGGCCACCGTTCTGCCCTGCGCCTGCTTCACGCTGGGCACCTCGCTCTCCTTCGGGAAGCTGTCGGGCAAGTTCGGCCAGGCGCTGGTCCTGGCGATGATGAAGACGGTCCTGCACCCGGTGCTGACCTGGGTGCTGGCGGTGGAGGTCTTCCACCTGCCGCCGGACTGGCTGGCCCCCGCCGTGACCGCCGCGGCGCTGCCCATCGGCGTCAACGTCTACGCCTTCGCCGAGCGCTATCAGACGGGGCGGGAACTGGTGTCGATGTCACTGCTGCTGTCCACCCTGATGTCCCCGATCTCGATTTCCGTCGCCTTCATGGTGGCGATGGGCTGA
- a CDS encoding RraA family protein, whose translation MAMQRYIVNFPRLSPDMLEIWKTVPSSIASDVQNRCQSMDARIKPCAPGMRICGQARTAVSMPGDNSMLLTACSLAEPGEVVVVAGAGLEEVALAGEWVVRGCKSRGLGGLVIDGSVRDLQEIRTIGFPVFAKGSVPRGPHKAFGGKMDVPAGVGGMVVNPGDLIIGDDDGVTVVPLAVMDEVLRRCLELMAKEKVWSQQLDAGKSLMEVLGVPEPEIVETPTLR comes from the coding sequence ATGGCTATGCAACGCTACATCGTGAATTTTCCGCGCCTGTCCCCGGACATGCTGGAAATCTGGAAGACGGTCCCCAGCAGCATCGCGTCCGACGTGCAGAACCGCTGCCAGAGCATGGACGCCCGGATCAAGCCCTGTGCCCCGGGCATGCGCATCTGCGGGCAGGCCCGCACCGCCGTGTCGATGCCGGGCGACAACAGCATGCTGCTGACCGCCTGCAGCCTGGCCGAGCCGGGCGAGGTGGTGGTGGTCGCCGGCGCCGGCCTTGAAGAGGTGGCGCTGGCCGGCGAATGGGTGGTCCGCGGCTGCAAGTCGCGCGGCCTGGGCGGTCTGGTGATCGACGGCTCCGTCCGCGACCTTCAGGAAATCCGGACCATCGGTTTTCCGGTCTTCGCCAAGGGCTCGGTCCCGCGCGGCCCGCACAAGGCCTTCGGCGGCAAAATGGATGTCCCGGCCGGCGTCGGCGGCATGGTGGTCAACCCGGGCGACCTGATCATCGGCGACGATGACGGCGTGACCGTGGTGCCACTGGCCGTGATGGACGAGGTGCTGCGGCGCTGCCTGGAGCTGATGGCCAAGGAGAAGGTGTGGTCGCAGCAGCTCGACGCCGGCAAGTCGCTGATGGAGGTGCTGGGCGTGCCGGAACCGGAAATCGTCGAGACGCCCACCCTGCGCTGA
- a CDS encoding prolyl-tRNA synthetase associated domain-containing protein, which translates to MDTRDTPEGRAEEPLPTSPEQLLEHLAALGIRTVTHRHPPLHTVEESKALRGALPGGHCKNLFLKDKKEQHWLVVALEDARVELNRFDKVIGSARLSFASADRLWRHLGVRPGSVTPFALFNDRERRVRVVLQEQMLAHDPLNYHPLLNDRTTAIAAADLLRFLRAGGHEPLIVPFGEEPPDSQPTLA; encoded by the coding sequence ATGGACACCCGCGACACCCCCGAGGGCAGGGCCGAGGAGCCGCTGCCGACGAGCCCGGAGCAGCTCCTGGAGCATCTCGCGGCGCTCGGCATCCGCACCGTGACCCACCGCCACCCGCCGCTGCACACGGTGGAGGAGAGCAAGGCGCTGCGCGGCGCGCTGCCCGGCGGCCACTGCAAGAACCTGTTCCTGAAGGACAAGAAGGAGCAGCACTGGCTGGTCGTCGCGCTGGAGGACGCGCGGGTGGAGCTGAACCGCTTCGACAAGGTGATCGGGTCGGCGCGGCTGTCCTTCGCTTCCGCCGACCGGCTGTGGCGGCATCTCGGCGTGCGGCCCGGCTCGGTCACGCCATTCGCGCTGTTCAACGACCGCGAGCGGCGGGTGAGGGTGGTGCTGCAGGAGCAGATGCTGGCCCACGACCCGCTGAACTACCACCCGCTGCTGAACGACCGCACCACGGCCATCGCCGCTGCGGACCTGCTGCGCTTCCTGCGGGCCGGCGGGCACGAGCCGCTGATCGTGCCCTTCGGCGAGGAGCCGCCGGACTCTCAGCCGACGCTTGCTTAA
- a CDS encoding thioredoxin family protein, producing the protein MFSIPPANKPVAAGAAPAAAPAAGDLIKDSSDRAFMADVIEASQSVPVIVDFWAPWCGPCKQLGPILEKTVLAAKGKVRLVKIDTDKDPMIASQLRVQSIPAVYAFFQGRPVDGFMGALPESQVKAFVEKLVKLAGAAGGGEGDILEEALAQAKEALEAGDTQTASEIYGEILQADPENLNAVAYAGLVRCLIVNDELARAKQMLDKVPEQIAKDKEIAAVRSALEVAEQAANAGPIPELTEKVARNEDDHEARFDLALALFAAGQREAAVDELLELVRRDRAWNDEAARKQLVKFFEAFGPTDPLTVQSRRKLSSILFR; encoded by the coding sequence ATGTTCTCCATTCCGCCCGCCAACAAGCCCGTCGCCGCCGGTGCCGCCCCCGCCGCCGCCCCTGCCGCCGGTGACCTGATCAAGGACAGCAGCGACCGCGCCTTCATGGCCGACGTCATCGAGGCGTCGCAGTCCGTGCCGGTGATCGTCGATTTCTGGGCGCCCTGGTGCGGCCCGTGCAAGCAGCTCGGCCCGATCCTGGAAAAGACGGTTCTGGCCGCGAAGGGCAAGGTGCGGCTGGTCAAGATCGACACCGACAAGGACCCGATGATCGCCTCGCAGCTCCGCGTGCAGTCGATCCCGGCGGTCTACGCCTTCTTCCAGGGGCGTCCGGTGGACGGCTTCATGGGCGCCCTGCCGGAGTCGCAGGTGAAGGCCTTCGTGGAGAAGCTGGTGAAGCTGGCCGGCGCCGCGGGCGGTGGCGAGGGCGACATCCTGGAGGAGGCGCTGGCCCAGGCCAAGGAGGCGCTGGAGGCCGGCGACACCCAGACCGCGTCGGAGATCTACGGCGAGATCCTGCAGGCCGATCCGGAGAACCTGAACGCCGTGGCCTACGCCGGGCTGGTCCGCTGCCTGATCGTCAACGACGAGCTGGCCCGCGCCAAGCAGATGCTCGACAAGGTGCCGGAGCAGATCGCCAAGGACAAGGAGATCGCCGCGGTGCGCAGCGCGCTGGAGGTCGCCGAGCAGGCCGCCAACGCCGGCCCGATCCCGGAGCTGACGGAAAAGGTCGCCCGCAACGAGGACGACCACGAGGCCCGCTTCGACCTCGCGCTCGCGCTGTTCGCCGCCGGCCAGCGCGAGGCCGCAGTGGACGAGCTTCTGGAACTGGTGCGCCGCGATCGCGCCTGGAACGACGAGGCCGCCCGTAAGCAGCTCGTCAAGTTCTTCGAGGCCTTCGGTCCGACCGACCCGCTGACGGTGCAGAGCCGCCGCAAGCTGTCGTCGATCCTGTTCCGCTGA